The genome window atattattttttaaatcaaaattataaaatatcataCTATAAAATCATAATCCGCCAATTATCCTTAAGTAGAATAATATATTCTTTGGTACAAACGATGAAAACACTTAGATCTTCCTTGTAGCGTgggtttatgaaattataatattataaaatattaaagaaaaaattatatttattatgtagCACACACGTGTATAAAGAAATGCAAATAAGGGAAAGATACTTAACAAGTCAGATTGATGAATTTAACCAtggtttattttttatatttttatataatttaataaagtttattggggttattagtgaaaataaaagttcaaaggttttttggcaaaaaaatgacaagttcattgggttttttggttaatagctcaATATATTTCTATTGGGAAGGTCAGTGGGGGCAAGTACCCCCACTGCCCCCCTCTAAATACGTCCCTGCCTGTACCTTTATGACACTTATGGTACTGTTAATTGTACTAGTGAGGAATCATTCTGGAAAAAATTTAAGACTATGCCTTGGTTGGCCCTCCCATATAAAGACCAGAATCATAAGAAGTTGATTCGGATTTTTGGTTATCCAGATATGTTAGATGATGGGGAAGAAGCCACTACACTTGTTATTATTGGGCCTAATGGAGAATTCGTTGATCAGTGTGGAGCTGACATCTTGATGCACTTTGGAACTCCAGCATACCCTTTCACTCGGAAGAATCTTGCTAAGTTAGAGACTGATATAGCAAAGGAACTGAAGCTGGAGATGCTCTGGGATCCAAACACAAATTTCAAAGTAACAAAAGATGGATTGCCGGTAAGTTCTTTGGAcaatctttttaatttataagaacTCTTGAGCTTCTTTGGCATCTTTGCTTCAGCATTTATTAATGTTCTCACATGTCCATCGTAAAAGTGTACACCGATCTTCTTTCTCAAACTGGTTTTTAGACATACTTGGGGAacaatcttcttcttcttcttgttataCATGAATTACacacaataattttttaatttagacAGTTGGCGACCTTTTCAAAAATTGAGCCTACGGTGAATGCTAATTGTTCTAGTCAATTTAGCTGgtctaattatattaaatgaagAACTTAGAGGGGTAATCAACTCAAGCCCCACATCCGGGAGACAGAGTATTTATCTTAGATATTAGACGAGGCCTCCTGGGAGGTGCTCAAAATAAATTCTTGACGAATGAAGACAATGTAATACTAATAAGGAGTTCACAGGCGCTGTGTGGTCCAACAAAACATAGTCTGGAAACTTGGCGGCTAGTCCTTCTGACAGTTTGTTATATGTTTAAGTTATTTACCTGTCTATGATATTTTTCCTCATGgtaaagtaaataaaaattgtCCTCAGCGACCCAGCTGTATTTAGGTTTcagaatacatattttttttttttatatctcaCTGTGAACATACTAGCTATTTAGTACTAAGCGTAATAACATTTTAATTTCTTTCCAACTTTATCTGTTTATCAAACTTACTATCAATCCCGATTCACAGATTCCAGTTTCTCAATTTTCCGGAAAAAGACTCTTAATATATTTCGATATGTACGAGTACTACAAATACTGGGAAAACCTCGCAAAGATTAAGGAACTTTATTTCAAGATGAAGGGTACCGATGAAGAGTTTTATGTCATCTACATCAGGATTCCATCACCCTACAATGAGCCAGATGTTAGTTGGCCGGTCCATAATTATGGTGAACTGCCGTGGCCAGTGCATTATAATGGTGAAGGTTACTCACTTCCAAAGGAGCTGGAACATACTGTTCTTAATTATCATTACGATCCTGGACGTTTTTTCCTAAGATGTCTACTTATTGCTTTCGACCGTTTTTTCCTAAGATGTCTACTTATTGCTTTCGACCGAGATGGAAGTATTGTCAGGAAAACATTTGATCCCACTTTTGATGATACAGAGTTTCCCTTCTACGCTGGTGGTTTGGAGGAGGAGTTCCGGTATCAGTTCGATAGGTGGTTTGGGTAGCAGCACTGGAATTATTTGAGCGAGAAGAAGAATCCCATCTACAGAAAAGCACAATGAGAATGTCATGAATCAAGGTTCATGGGTGATATTAAAGAAAGGATCAAGCTTGCCAAATGTGGTTTGGCCTTTATTCATAGTTTTAGCTTTATTGATAGGTTTGGCTGAAAAATAGTAGTTATTTCCAGAGATATTATACAAACAAGGTGTAATGTCAACTCCCAACTACAGAGCGGAAGTTGAGGATAATGTTTCTCCTACTTTTGaacacaaataaaaatataccatGCGGTATTTGTACTCTGTATTTGTACTCTGCATATCAATCCATGTTACTGATTGTAACTATATAGAAGCTCCATATCACAAATCTTGTACATTACAAAACAATTACCTACCACCAGAAGAGTTAATGATAAAAGAGGTTCAAAGACTTTCAAGCAGCTTCAAGGTCTCATCGATATGTTTTTCTGGTTGAAACTGATTATTGTAGATGAGCTGAACCTTTCCAATTTTGTCTAGGACATAGGTTTGCCTTCCGGGCAATGCACCAAAAAGATCAGATGGCACGCCCCATTCTTTTCTAACTTCGTCCCCTTCATCACTCAGCAACACATACGGAAGTCTGTATTTCTTTGCAAACTCCTACATCAATGTTAGTCCCTCGTATCCATTAGAATAACATATTTTCGGCCATTCTAGTTCAAAAGGTTAAAAATTATATGCACCCACAAAATAATTAAACCGCCAAATAAGCAAAATAAAATTGACTGCAGACAGTCACAAGAGCAAATTCTGTCAATCAGAGTAGCTCCCAATACACCATATTTGATCATGATCCTGTAAGAATGGACCCTAACCAAGACCTTAATGCATAGTCCCAAAACAAGCAGGGTAACTACAAGGAATAAAGACTAAAAGTGCACTAGAACAATATTAGATGCATCTAAACAAGATTAAAGGATAAACAAAGCTACAGAAATAAGACCGGAAGCAAGTTCAAGTCAAAAATTGTAGCCAAACTAATATCCAAATAATATTCCACTTCTACCAAATGTACATTCAATTGAAGTCTATCTGTTGCATACCTGATCGTGTGCAACTTCCAGCTGACCAACCAATTAAATTAACATCGAACAAATGctaaatcaaataattatttgcatAAAACTAAAATGGTAAAAGAAGATTTCTTTCTCAACCAGGAACTTTGTTTTACCTTGTGTGATTCTGGATCATCACCACTTATCCCAATTACTTCAGCTCCTgctt of Daucus carota subsp. sativus chromosome 3, DH1 v3.0, whole genome shotgun sequence contains these proteins:
- the LOC108211125 gene encoding probable nucleoredoxin 1; the protein is MDENLTDKLEMAYKELAKLNEQFEVVLLYLYDTYGTVNCTSEESFWKKFKTMPWLALPYKDQNHKKLIRIFGYPDMLDDGEEATTLVIIGPNGEFVDQCGADILMHFGTPAYPFTRKNLAKLETDIAKELKLEMLWDPNTNFKVTKDGLPIPVSQFSGKRLLIYFDMYEYYKYWENLAKIKELYFKMKGTDEEFYVIYIRIPSPYNEPDVSWPVHNYGELPWPVHYNGEGYSLPKELEHTVLNYHYDPGRFFLRCLLIAFDRFFLRCLLIAFDRDGSIVRKTFDPTFDDTEFPFYAGGLEEEFRYQFDRWFG